The Microbulbifer hydrolyticus genome has a segment encoding these proteins:
- a CDS encoding peptidyl-prolyl cis-trans isomerase: MLYRLIREPFVHFVALGAVIFAAYFWLNRAQDSEHRIVVDQQDLDHLVNLWKLQWKREPESSDVQALIDRYVRREVFYREALRMNLDHNDEIIKKRLAQKMEAVAIDLSTLMQPVTDDQLREYFHSREDLFKLPQAYAFRQVLLLPQEKTQTQVDALLTALRKTDEIPPARRQKLSIPNQWPMTAAQELDGAFGENFAQSLDTLPTGQWAGPIRSGYGWHLVWIERKQEPAMPEFAQVRDFVARQYEYESGMKAQDRVFQELLAKYQVQITAEHIPGTLNVSFAEE; encoded by the coding sequence ATGCTTTACCGCCTGATACGCGAGCCCTTCGTACACTTTGTGGCACTGGGAGCGGTGATCTTCGCCGCTTATTTCTGGCTTAACCGGGCGCAGGACAGCGAGCACCGTATTGTGGTCGACCAGCAGGACCTCGATCATCTGGTCAACCTGTGGAAGCTGCAATGGAAGCGGGAACCCGAATCCAGTGATGTGCAGGCACTGATCGACCGCTACGTGCGTCGCGAGGTGTTCTATCGTGAAGCGCTGCGCATGAACCTCGATCACAACGACGAAATCATCAAGAAACGCCTGGCACAGAAAATGGAAGCGGTGGCCATCGACCTCAGCACGCTGATGCAACCGGTGACCGATGACCAGTTGCGCGAGTATTTCCACAGCCGCGAGGACCTGTTCAAGCTCCCGCAGGCCTATGCCTTCCGTCAGGTGCTGCTTCTGCCACAGGAAAAGACGCAAACACAGGTAGATGCGTTACTGACAGCACTGCGAAAAACGGACGAGATCCCGCCCGCGCGCCGTCAGAAGCTATCGATACCCAACCAGTGGCCAATGACCGCTGCGCAGGAGCTGGACGGCGCTTTTGGCGAAAACTTCGCACAAAGCCTGGACACACTGCCCACCGGCCAGTGGGCCGGGCCGATTCGGTCGGGCTACGGATGGCACCTGGTGTGGATCGAGCGCAAACAGGAACCCGCGATGCCGGAGTTCGCGCAGGTGCGAGATTTCGTTGCGCGGCAGTACGAATATGAGTCCGGTATGAAGGCACAGGACCGCGTATTCCAGGAGCTGCTCGCCAAGTATCAGGTGCAGATCACCGCCGAACATATTCCCGGCACACTCAACGTTTCGTTTGCAGAAGAATGA